A stretch of the Larimichthys crocea isolate SSNF chromosome IX, L_crocea_2.0, whole genome shotgun sequence genome encodes the following:
- the LOC104930937 gene encoding tenascin isoform X2, with protein sequence MWRCSWILTVRVFLALCGQLTRLNFICGRGSRAEVDKTSRTELDLSLSCERECLKSRRLYLHEKIPLNRTFIINQDRPSVKGSNILFISSPRPTSSMGTRGLLGCLLLTALLSLSNAGLVKKILRHRRQIPSTPEEHNITLPSEGQPVVFNHVYNINVPASGLCSVNLDAAESTELQPKDAAVSAGHRASEHTVNGENQIVFTHRINIPRQACGCTEDLPGLKALMSRLEMLEGEVSALRNQCNGHRSQVTGEVGTKPYCNGHGNYSAETCGCVCEPGWKGPNCSEPACPKNCHDRGRCVDGKCECSKGFTGDDCALEDCPVDCGVHGQCVAGVCVCSDGFFGDDCSETTCLNNCRGRGRCDDGYCVCDEPWTGLDCDEIICPKDCYDRGRCENGTCFCDEGFTGDDCGDRTCPNNCHGKGFCVDGKCACIAGFSGEDCSQLTCLNDCNGRGSCFNGMCICETGYQGEDCSQLACLNNCNNRGQCINGQCACDVGFQGDDCAELSCPNDCLHRGRCVNGQCVCEEGFAGEDCRIRTCPSNCYGRGECIEGRCVCHAGFTGEDCSELSCPNNCQNQGRCVDGQCVCDEGFAGEDCGRKACPNDCLTRGHCVDGKCVCQEGYSGDDCSVVACPNNCNNRGRCINGRCSCQSGYEGESCAELSCLNDCHDKGRCVDGRCVCDEGYIGEDCSEVSPPKDLTVGEVTSDKVDLSWKNEMLVTEYLITYVPTIPGGLLQEFTVTGDKTLATVKELEPGMEYLINVYAVLSNKRSVPVSARVATDLPQPEGLIFKSVRETSVEVMWDQLDITFDGWEIYFRNTKEENGKVMSTLPSSQNQFLQSGLGPGQEYEVSINIIKNNTRGPQTSKKVTTKIDGPRQVEVKDVTASSALIGWSQPVAPMDKVTMSYGPASDPSNQTSVDVFPPDKQYSVGGLKPDTEYKVSLISKSGDATSDPVTTTFTTALDAPTDLQAMSQTDDSITLEWTNSQADVESYLVKYSPISGATHGEELVPRGPGVSTTATITGLKPGTEYGIGVTAVKNERESLPATTNAATDIDPPRDLKEVDSSETSLTLRWEKPQAKVGAYRLTYYSKDGRYEEVVIPETATTHVLSNLSPGMSYMITLTAERGHKRSAHVALSASTGLSTPRGLHFSEVTDSSAVVHWSMPRSPVDHYRITYVPFEGGNPLMVTVDGSVFEALLPSMVPGKTYQVTVSSVKGLEESDPSTDTVTTALDRPQGLTAVNVTDASALLLWQPSVATVDRYVITYSADSASPMVEHVSGNIVEFEMGSLVPGTHYTVGVHAVKETQKSDSAVTEFTTDVDPPRDLAAINIQTDSATLTWRPPQAAITGYTLTFSSADGIIREVMLSSTASSYNMAQLTGSTEYSVKLQAIAGAQRSRPVNTVFTTIGQLYKRPKDCAQILLNGETTSGLYTIYVGGEESQPLQVYCDMTTDGGGWMVFLRRQNGKLEFYRNWKNYTAGFGNMNDEFWLGLSNLHKITNSGHYELRVDLRDNTESAYAQYDKFTIAEPRSRYKVYVGAYSGTAGDSMIYHQGRPFSTYDNDNDIAVTNCALSYKGAFWYKNCHRVNLMGKYGDSSHSKGINWFHWRGHEHSIGFAEMKIRPANFRNFESRKKRS encoded by the exons AACCTTCATCATTAATCAGGATCGGCCTTCAGTCAAAggttcaaacattttatttatttcaagtcCTCGTCCCACGTCGAGCATGGGCACACGAGGCCTTCTGGGCTGCCTCCTCCTGACTGCTTTGCTCAGCTTATCAAACGCCGGGCTCGTGAAGAAAATCCTACGGCACCGACGACAGATTCCGTCGACCCCCGAAGAACATAACATCACCCTGCCCAGTGAGGGACAACCGGTGGTTTTCAACCACGTCTATAACATCAATGTTCCCGCCAGCGGCCTCTGCTCGGTGAACCTGGACGCCGCAGAGAGCACGGAGCTGCAGCCCAAAGACGCTGCCGTCTCCGCGGGCCATCGCGCCAGCGAGCACACCGTCAACGGAGAGAACCAGATCGTCTTCACACACCGCATCAACATACCACGGCAGGCGTGTGGCTGCACCGAAGACCTGCCTGGCCTGAAGGCCCTCATGAGCCGGCTGGAGATGCTCGAGGGAGAAGTTTCAGCTTTGAGAAATCAGTGCAACGGTCACAGGTCACAGGTCACAG GTGAGGTGGGAACTAAACCTTACTGCAACGGTCACGGAAACTACAGCGCTGAAACGtgcggctgtgtgtgtgagcccgGCTGGAAAGGTCCCAACTGCTCTGAACCGGCGTGTCCCAAGAACTGTCACGACCGAGGCCGCTGCGTCGACGGAAAGTGTGAGTGCTCTAAAGGTTTCACCGGAGACGACTGCGCGCTGGAGGACTGCCCCGTGGACTGTGGGGTTCACGGTCAGTGTGTGGCCGGCGTCTGCGTCTGCTCCGATGGTTTCTTCGGCGATGACTGCTCTGAAACCACATGCCTCAACAACTGCAGAGGCCGCGGCCGCTGTGACGACGGGTACTGCGTGTGCGATGAACCCTGGACCGGTTTAGACTGCGATGAAATCATCTGCCCCAAAGACTGCTACGACCGCGGACGCTGCGAGAATGGGACCTGCTTCTGCGACGAAGGGTTCACCGGGGACGACTGTGGAGATCGCACCTGTCCCAACAACTGTCACGGGAAGGGTTTCTGCGTGGATGGAAAGTGCGCCTGCATCGCTGGCTTCAGCGGAGAAGACTGCTCCCAGCTCACCTGCCTCAACGACTGTAACGGCAGAGGCTCGTGCTTCAACGGGATGTGTATCTGTGAGACGGGGTACCAAGGCGAGGACTGCAGCCAGTTGGCGTGCCTGAACAACTGCAACAACAGAGGCCAGTGCATCAACGGACAGTGCGCCTGCGATGTCGGCTTCCAGGGAGACGACTGCGCGGAGCTTTCCTGTCCGAACGATTGCCTCCATAGGGGACGCTGCGTTAACGGGCAATGTGTGTGCGAGGAAGGCTTCGCCGGCGAGGACTGCCGCATCAGGACCTGTCCCTCAAACTGCTACGGCCGTGGCGAGTGCATTGAAGGACGTTGCGTGTGTCACGCGGGCTTCACCGGCGAGGACTGCAGCGAGCTGAGCTGCCCCAACAACTGCCAAAACCAGGGCCGGTGCGTGGACGGGCAGTGCGTCTGCGACGAAGGCTTCGCCGGCGAAGACTGCGGTCGGAAAGCTTGTCCCAATGACTGCCTCACTCGGGGTCACTGCGTCGACGGCAAGTGCGTCTGTCAGGAGGGCTACTCTGGAGACGACTGCTCTGTGGTCGCCTGTCCAAACAACTGCAACAACAGGGGCCGCTGCATCAATGGGAGGTGCTCGTGTCAGAGCGGGTACGAAGGGGAAAGCTGCGCAGAGCTGAGCTGTCTCAACGACTGCCACGACAAAGGACGCTGCGTGGACGGCCGGTGCGTCTGCGATGAGGGGTACATCGGAGAGGACTGCTCAGAag tgtctCCTCCAAAGGATCTCACGGTTGGCGAGGTCACCAGTGACAAAGTGGACCTGTCCTGGAAAAACGAGATGTTGGTAACGGAGTACCTCATCACGTACGTGCCCACCATTCCCGGTGGACTTCTTCAGGAGTTCACCGTGACGGGAGACAAAACGCTTGCCACCGTCAAGGAGCTTGAACCTGGCATGGAGTACCTGATCAATGTGTACGCTGTGCTGAGCAACAAGAGGAGTGTTCCTGTCAGCGCGAGGGTGGCCACAG ATCTTCCACAACCAGAAGGTTTAATATTCAAATCGGTGAGAGAGACCTCGGTGGAGGTGATGTGGGACCAGCTGGATATCACCTTTGACGGCTGGGAGATCTATTTCCGCAACACG aaagaagaaaatggaaaagtcATGAGCACCCTGCCATCCAGTCAAAACCAGTTTCTCCAGTCGGGCCTTGGACCAGGACAAGAGTATGAAGTCTCCATCAACATTATCAAAAACAACACCAGAGGACCCCAAACATCCAAGAAAGTCACTACCA AGATCGACGGCCCCCGccaggtggaggtgaaggatgTGACGGCCTCCtccgctctgattggctggtctCAGCCGGTGGCTCCTATGGACAAAGTCACCATGTCTTACGGGCCCGCGTCCGACCCGTCAAACCAAACCAGCGTGGACGTTTTCCCCCCAGACAAGCAGTACAGCGTTGGCGGCCTGAAGCCGGACACAGAGTACAAAGTGTCGCTCATCTCCAAGAGTGGAGACGCCACCAGTGACCCCGTCACCACCACATTCACTACAG CCCTGGATGCCCCCACGGACCTGCAGGCCATGTCCCAGACCGACGACAGCATCACTCTGGAGTGGACCAACAGTCAAGCTGATGTCGAGAGCTACCTGGTGAAGTACAGTCCCATCTCTGGAGCGACTCACGGTGAAGAACTGGTCCCGAGAGGACCAGGAGTCTCCACAACGGCTACTATCACCG GGCTGAAGCCGGGGACGGAGTACGGGATCGGCGTGACGGCCGtgaagaatgagagagagagtctgccTGCTACTACAAATGCAGCCACCG ATATCGACCCACCGAGAGACCTCAAAGAGGTCGACTCCTCGGAGACCTCCCTCACCTTGAGGTGGGAGAAGCCCCAGGCTAAGGTCGGCGCCTACAGGCTGACGTACTACTCCAAAGACGGCCGGTACGAGGAGGTGGTGATCCCGGAGACGGCGACTACTCATGTCCTGTCCAACCTGAGTCCTGGGATGAGCTACATGATcactctgactgcagagaggggTCACAAGAGGAGCGCACATGTCGCCCTTTCTGCTTCCACAG GCCTGAGCACTCCTCGGGGACTTCACTTCTCGGAAGTGACTGACTCCTCGGCTGTAGTTCACTGGTCCATGCCTCGCTCTCCGGTGGATCACTACAGAATCACCTACGTGCCCTTTGAAGGAG GAAACCCACTGATGGTGACTGTGGACGGCAGCGTGTTTGAGGCTTTGCTGCCCAGCATGGTCCCCGGCAAAACATACCAGGTGACTGTGAGCTCTGTGAAGGGTCTGGAGGAAAGCGACCCCAGCACCGACACCGTAACCACAG CTCTGGACAGACCTCAGGGCCTGACTGCAGTTAATGTCACGGATGCCTCAGCCCTGTTGTTGTGGCAACCGTCTGTGGCCACCGTCGACAGATACGTGATCACCTACAGCGCTGATTCAG CGTCCCCCATGGTGGAGCATGTTTCTGGGAACATAGTGGAGTTCGAGATGGGCTCTCTGGTTCCAGGAACTCACTACACGGTCGGAGTACACGCTGTGAAAGAAACTCAAAAGAGCGACTCTGCTGTTACTGAATTCACCACAG ACGTCGATCCCCCTCGTGATCTCGCAGCTATTAACATTCAAACCGACAGCGCGACTCTCACGTGGAGGCCTCCACAGGCTGCCATCACCGGTTACACGCTCACCTTCTCCTCTGCTGATGGTATAATCAGG GAGGTGATGCTAAGCTCGACGGCGTCCTCTTATAACATGGCTCAGCTCACTGGCTCGACGGAGTACAGCGTCAAACTTCAGGCCATCGCCGGAGCCCAGAGGAGTCGTCCCGTCAACACCGTCTTCACTACGA TTGGACAGTTGTACAAACGGCCCAAGGACTGTGCTCAGATTTTGCTGAATGGAGAGACGACCTCTGGTCTGTACACCATCTACGTGGGCGGAGAGGAGAGCCAGCCCCTCCAGGTTTACTGTGACATGACCACAGATGGAGGAGGGTGGATG GTTTTCCTCAGACGCCAGAATGGAAAGCTGGAATTCTACAGGAACTGGAAGAACTACACCGCTGGCTTCGGTAACATGAATGATGAGTTCTGGCTGG GTCTCTCCAACCTCCATAAAATCACAAATTCTGGCCATTATGAGCTACGAGTGGACTTGAGAGACAACACAGAATCGGCCTACGCTCAGTACGACAAGTTTACGATCGCAGAGCCAAGATCACGCTACAAAGTCTACGTCGGAGCGTACAGTGGAACAGCAG GTGACTCCATGATTTACCACCAGGGCCGACCCTTCTCCACCTACGACAACGACAACGACATCGCCGTCACAAACTGCGCCCTGTCTTACAAAGGCGCCTTCTGGTATAAAAACTGTCATCGTGTCAACCTCATGGGGAAATACGGCGACAGCAGTCACAGTAAG gGGATCAACTGGTTCCACTGGAGGGGC